A genomic window from Camelina sativa cultivar DH55 chromosome 2, Cs, whole genome shotgun sequence includes:
- the LOC104727459 gene encoding protein DETOXIFICATION 16-like isoform X2, with the protein MREDRERGEDELSWPLIGAKSSVKEEVKKQLWLSGPLIAVSLLQFCLQVISVMFVGHLGSLPLSAASIATSFASVTGFSFLMGTASALDTLCGQSFGAKKYGMLGIQMQRAMFVLTLASIPLSIIWANTEHFLVFFGQNKTIATLAGSYAKFMIPSIFAYGLLQCFNRFLQAQNNVFPVVFCSGVTTSLHVLLCWVLVFKSGLGFQGAALANSISYWLNVILLFCYVKFSPSCSLTWTGFSKEALRDIIPFLRLAVPSALMVCLEMWSFELLVLLSGLLPNPVLETSVLSICLNTSGTMWMIPFGLSGAASTRISNELGAGNPRVAKLAVRVVIWIAIAESIVIGTILILIRNIWGLAYSSETEVVTYVASMMPILALGNFLDNLQCVLSGVARGCGWQKIGAFINLGSYYLVGVPSGLLLAFHFHVGGRGLWLGIICALVVQVFGLALVTIFTNWDEEAKKATHRVESSSSEKDFAVHDRSTVVF; encoded by the exons GAGTCTTCTTCAGTTTTGTCTCCAAGTTATCTCCGTCATGTTCGTCGGCCATCTTggctctcttcctctctccgcCGCCTCCATCGCCACCTCTTTCGCCTCCGTCACCGGTTTCAGCTTCCTC ATGGGAACAGCTAGTGCGTTAGATACACTTTGTGGCCAATCGTTCGGAGCAAAGAAGTACGGAATGTTAGGGATACAAATGCAAAGAGCAATGTTTGTTCTTACACTAGCTTCTATTCCTCTCTCCATCATCTGGGCAAACACAGAGCACTTTCTTGTCTTCTttggacaaaacaaaaccatcgCTACACTCGCTGGCTCGTACGCAAAATTCATGATCCCGAGCATCTTCGCCTACGGTCTCCTTCAATGCTTTAACAG GTTCTTGCAGGCACAAAACAATGTGTTTCCTGTGGTTTTCTGCTCTGGAGTCACCACTTCTCTTCATGTCCTTCTTTGTTGGGTCTTGGTTTTTAAATCTGGTTTAGGGTTTCAAGGAGCTGCTCTGGCCAACTCCATTTCGTATTGGCTTAATGTCATTCTCTTGTTCTGTTACGTCAAGTTCTCGCCTTCTTGCTCACTGACTTGGACCGGTTTCTCTAAGGAGGCTCTACGCGATATCATCCCTTTTCTGAGACTAGCTGTTCCTTCTGCACTTATGGTCTG CTTAGAGATGTGGTCCTTTGAACTTTTAGTTCTCTTATCAGGACTTCTTCCCAACCCAGTTCTAGAAACTTCTGTTCTCTCAATCTG CCTTAATACATCAGGAACAATGTGGATGATCCCATTTGGTCTCAGTGGTGCTGCAAG CACGAGGATCTCGAATGAGTTAGGAGCCGGTAATCCGAGAGTGGCTAAACTTGCGGTGCGTGTGGTCATATGGATTGCAATCGCAGAAAGTATAGTGATCGGAACAATTTTGATATTGATAAGGAATATCTGGGGGTTGGCTTATAGTAGTGAAACAGAAGTAGTCACCTACGTAGCCTCGATGATGCCTATTCTCGCCTTAGGCAACTTTCTAGATAATCTTCAATGCGTTCTCTCAG GGGTTGCTAGAGGATGTGGATGGCAGAAGATAGGAGCATTCATTAATCTTGGATCATATTATCTTGTTGGAGTTCCTTCAGGCTTGTTACTTGCTTTTCACTTCCACGTTGGTGGTCGG GGGCTTTGGCTTGGAATCATATGTGCTCTTGTTGTCCAAGTTTTTGGTCTTGCCCTCGTCACCATTTTTACCAATTGGGATGAAGAG GCCAAGAAAGCTACACACAGAGTTGAGTCTTCTTCAAGTGAGAAAGATTTTGCAGTCCATGACAGATCAACTGTTGTATTTTGA
- the LOC104727459 gene encoding protein DETOXIFICATION 16-like isoform X1, whose product MREDRERGEDELSWPLIGAKSSVKEEVKKQLWLSGPLIAVSLLQFCLQVISVMFVGHLGSLPLSAASIATSFASVTGFSFLMGTASALDTLCGQSFGAKKYGMLGIQMQRAMFVLTLASIPLSIIWANTEHFLVFFGQNKTIATLAGSYAKFMIPSIFAYGLLQCFNRFLQAQNNVFPVVFCSGVTTSLHVLLCWVLVFKSGLGFQGAALANSISYWLNVILLFCYVKFSPSCSLTWTGFSKEALRDIIPFLRLAVPSALMVCLEMWSFELLVLLSGLLPNPVLETSVLSICLNTSGTMWMIPFGLSGAASTRISNELGAGNPRVAKLAVRVVIWIAIAESIVIGTILILIRNIWGLAYSSETEVVTYVASMMPILALGNFLDNLQCVLSGVARGCGWQKIGAFINLGSYYLVGVPSGLLLAFHFHVGGRGLWLGIICALVVQVFGLALVTIFTNWDEEAKKATHRVESSSSEKDFAVHDRSTVVF is encoded by the exons GAGTCTTCTTCAGTTTTGTCTCCAAGTTATCTCCGTCATGTTCGTCGGCCATCTTggctctcttcctctctccgcCGCCTCCATCGCCACCTCTTTCGCCTCCGTCACCGGTTTCAGCTTCCTC ATGGGAACAGCTAGTGCGTTAGATACACTTTGTGGCCAATCGTTCGGAGCAAAGAAGTACGGAATGTTAGGGATACAAATGCAAAGAGCAATGTTTGTTCTTACACTAGCTTCTATTCCTCTCTCCATCATCTGGGCAAACACAGAGCACTTTCTTGTCTTCTttggacaaaacaaaaccatcgCTACACTCGCTGGCTCGTACGCAAA ATTCATGATCCCGAGCATCTTCGCCTACGGTCTCCTTCAATGCTTTAACAGGTTCTTGCAGGCACAAAACAATGTGTTTCCTGTGGTTTTCTGCTCTGGAGTCACCACTTCTCTTCATGTCCTTCTTTGTTGGGTCTTGGTTTTTAAATCTGGTTTAGGGTTTCAAGGAGCTGCTCTGGCCAACTCCATTTCGTATTGGCTTAATGTCATTCTCTTGTTCTGTTACGTCAAGTTCTCGCCTTCTTGCTCACTGACTTGGACCGGTTTCTCTAAGGAGGCTCTACGCGATATCATCCCTTTTCTGAGACTAGCTGTTCCTTCTGCACTTATGGTCTG CTTAGAGATGTGGTCCTTTGAACTTTTAGTTCTCTTATCAGGACTTCTTCCCAACCCAGTTCTAGAAACTTCTGTTCTCTCAATCTG CCTTAATACATCAGGAACAATGTGGATGATCCCATTTGGTCTCAGTGGTGCTGCAAG CACGAGGATCTCGAATGAGTTAGGAGCCGGTAATCCGAGAGTGGCTAAACTTGCGGTGCGTGTGGTCATATGGATTGCAATCGCAGAAAGTATAGTGATCGGAACAATTTTGATATTGATAAGGAATATCTGGGGGTTGGCTTATAGTAGTGAAACAGAAGTAGTCACCTACGTAGCCTCGATGATGCCTATTCTCGCCTTAGGCAACTTTCTAGATAATCTTCAATGCGTTCTCTCAG GGGTTGCTAGAGGATGTGGATGGCAGAAGATAGGAGCATTCATTAATCTTGGATCATATTATCTTGTTGGAGTTCCTTCAGGCTTGTTACTTGCTTTTCACTTCCACGTTGGTGGTCGG GGGCTTTGGCTTGGAATCATATGTGCTCTTGTTGTCCAAGTTTTTGGTCTTGCCCTCGTCACCATTTTTACCAATTGGGATGAAGAG GCCAAGAAAGCTACACACAGAGTTGAGTCTTCTTCAAGTGAGAAAGATTTTGCAGTCCATGACAGATCAACTGTTGTATTTTGA